The Sesamum indicum cultivar Zhongzhi No. 13 linkage group LG6, S_indicum_v1.0, whole genome shotgun sequence genomic interval ataagttagaaaaatatttcatgttcataaatatttttcatcatattttaGACTTGCTTCCTATCGAGGCTGTATCCATTGTGCCCTCAACATACTTACCGTGGTCACATTTACCGAATTATTTGAGAAAGTAATATTGCTCATTTAAGGTGGATGGAAAGGTAGGTTTTACTGTTCATACAATctcattttaataattttttaagaaaactgAGCAACCAAATAATACCAGTCAAATTTTCTtggaaaaccaaaaaaagaaaagaaaatgcatagGTACCTTGAATGACATTGTAATCTGAATCAATTNNNNNNNNNNGCAGCAGTCTTTCCAGTACCATTTTTAGCTCGGGCAAGAATATCAGTTCCAGTCAGAGCAAGAGGAATACTTTCTTCCTGGATGGGAGAAGGCCTTTCAAACCCCTTTTCATATATTCCCATCAAGAGCTCACGTTTCAGAAAATAATCTTCGAATTCATTTCCTTTCGTCGCTGTGACATCCTGATTGAAAGAAGACATATCCCGTGATGCCGCGAAGAAAACAAGCTACTAACGCCAATTTAGTTCCCAAGCGGgctaaattcaacaaaaatattctcttttattCAACGCAAATCCCTTGAAATGAAACGCCTAATTGAGAATATTTCAAGGAAAGATAAATAGATGATGACCGCTTTTTTCACCTGCCACATATGCAGTTAAGTTCCGCGTGTCTTTGTGGGAACCATATATATGTGTGCATGCATGCATATCCAAGTGTCATATTTGTGCATGGTATCTAGTACCCGACGTGCATTAATGTTTTGTAACCAATTGAGGAACTAACCAAGATGGAGGTGAAATCTGAGACCTAGCAATAGTAAGTTGTAGGAGATATAGAGGCATTTTAGtgacacaaaaagaaaaggaaccaTGATCTTCCATCTTTGGCTTGAAATTGCAATACAAGTATGCTATTTCGTTTGTGGAATGGCATTGGTCGAATATGTAAAGTCCAGCCTTGACTGCAGCAAGTTGATGGCAGCACCTGGTGGTAAGGCTGGTTCTCATAACTTCGGATAAAAGAAAGGATAAGAGTATATTTACTGGAAGGGTAGAGAAATCTGGAGGATTAGAAAGCTAATCCCACTACTGCATCCAGCCTCCGTGCTCTGCTAATTGTCCTGTTATTAATGCGAGGCAAAGTTTGGTGAATGATAGAAGATATGAGAAAGGGAAGTGAATAACGAAATGGAAAGGTAGATGAAAACtagaaggaagaaagaaggGGACATCCACACCATATACAAGATCAATTGAATTAACAGTATTCTCTTTGATACCTACTTTATTAGTTAAGGCTTTATATTCTCATACTTGGGTGTCATATAAGATTACCAAATATTAACACCACGTCTAGGAGGATTCTCCATAGGTGTGTGaataaatcacataaaaattgaGTTCCTTTCTCTACCAGATTTACAAAGTTATCATAATGCAGATTACAAGAATCTGTGAAGAAAACTTCTCATCGCTGCCAAGAGCCCAAAAGAATAGTACAGTTATAAGAAACTTGTGTGCATAGAACAGAATTTTCATCACACCTCAGTCTTGTACCGGGTGTCAGGAGGCGGGATCATCAAATGTGCCTTCCAATCTTGAGAGCTAAATGCCCAAAACGGAAAAACTAATTGGTTAGCGGAAGCCAATACTCAGAATTTATATCATATCTTACGTGCACCAAGTGAATGAAATCTCGAGTTTCAGGTCATCTGTTCCTTTCCAGCGATCTTATCCCAAAATTCTGGAAACAAATAAACCCAAAGTTTCAATATTTACTGGTGTAAGCACAAATAGAAAATGGAGTTTACCAATATGAAGGAGTGTGCAGATCCTAATTTCTATATCTACCAATCCGCAACACAACCACCTAAAATTAACATCCAAGCAAATGAAACAGAAATGCAATAGACAAAATGAAATGGAAAACAGAAGTCTTTTGTCAAATGAagtaaaatttagaaattttacgTGTAGCCGATGGCTTCGACCGCACATTTGTTTCAACTTCATCAGAAGAATCAGAAACGGTGGAGGCAATAGGACTGGGCCTCATCCACCGTTGCGGCACATTCTGTAGGCTCCGTCCCGTTCCGGTGGCTGCAGGTGCGGTTTACAGTTCTGGTATTCCGCGTATAGAGCGCCGCCGTAGCCAACCCCCGGCGGATAACGCCCTTGCGCTTGATTCTCATTCATCATCGTCTAcaattttcgaaaaattacagGAAATTGCAAAGAATTTGAATTCTATTTTagatttctttctattttcaaaatggaaaaTTCCACCTTCAGTcctaaaattttagaaaatttccCACTTTGGCACCGCATTTTAGAAATAGTTAATTTTACTCTCACATTTCTATTttagtacaaaattattacatataaaatattaaataaggggtaaattgattatttatataattttttttgctaatactgttatttttcgttcaaatcataataagaaagaaattaggtgtaaataataaatttttagagggagtataaatgtaatttaaaacctttttctttttttatggggaattgtaattttttatttttagaggaaatcttaatataattaaccatattattattattgtttttatttttttagaaaaaaaattatatacgttgtatatatatatatttaatggaataagatataatataatatagaattaattaaacgTTGGCCTcttctgaaaatataaaattatattttttgctcaATGGAccggataaattgcattaactcccataatttaaatagaaaatcgAATCCAAATTCAATTAGATTGGATTTTTAATTACGAGTCTCGTTGAATCttctatttcaattaatatatacatgccacgtataaaatattacatcattactttatttacaaaaaaatgttatacacgtaatttatatattttgacaaaatacaaaatactacaaaattcgaaataaaaaatccgATCAGTATCCAACACAACCATGCAACAAATAAATCACCCATACAATTCAcgtgaggaaaaaaaaacccaagatcatacatacaaaaaattaaatcaaatatcaatatgagaattcaaataaaatacaactCGCCGATTATTATTCCAATAAACACAAAATCAAGCTCGGCAACTCTGTTACAgaatgcagaaaataaaaggaaacaaatgaACATTCAATGATCCAACGTCCAGTAGAattacaacaacaacaacaataacaataacaacaaaaaagcaaaaacttTAAAGTATTTACACGTCCTGTTCAAGCTCGACGGGGTTTTCAGGCGGCGGAGGCTGATCATCGGGTCCGACCAGGCCTGCTTCTTGAGCCAACGCGTTTCTCTTGAGGGATGCAGCCTTGGTGAGATGAGTGTAGCTGCCCTTCTCCTTGAAGAGCTGCGCAAAGTGGGGCTTGCAGTAGAGAATGCCGTCCAGCGCCGCGTATGATGAGGTTGTCAGATTGCAACCTCCATGAGCACACCTGAAGCATGACTTATGGTAGAATTCGCCCTCCACCGTCACCTGTCGAATGTGAAAACTTAAGTTCCGATCACCACGACAGTTGATCAACATTTGTGttgatttttaactataactaatatttttgtcgCACTTGCAAAAACAACGTGTCATATGTACCTTCTCCAGAGGGTAAACTGTCTTCTTGCAGACTTGACATTTCTCTTGGGTGCCAGAGAAAAGGCTGGAGACTTTACTAGGAGTCCTATTCTGTTATTACATAacaccaaatatatatatagcagcaaaaaacaatattaattaaaatgtcaaatatttgGACAACAAAATCCACAAAAAACGTATATATGCAAATAATCAAAGTATTTAATGCATGGAATTATGAGTTTATTTACCAGTTCTCCGTGCTTCCCAGctgaccaaaaaaaaaaaaataatattaaatgagggttGCATGCATGTATTGcaaacatatttataaatatgtgttcGAAATTGGGATTTAAATATTCTTACATGATTGGAATTTCTTGGTAGTGAAGCTGCCTGTTTCCTTGAAAAGTTGTTCAAAGTGAGGCTTGCAGTACAGTTTTCCATCCACAGCAGAGTAGCTGCTCATCTTTTgcaataaagtaaaaaaagaacaaagaaataaataattacatacacAACGTAGATATCACCATATGCTTATTTCCTACATTATACACAACTACGACTAATAGCCATAACAAAAGATCATATTTATGTCGTGtaatcacaaatatatatatataaaaaaaataaaataaaataaaatgcgcCCACGCATGCATACCGTGAGACGGCCATTGCAGTGGCTGCACCTGAAGCAGGTATTATGATAAGGAACTCCATCGGCGGACATCATCTCCACAGGATACACGGTTTTATCGCAGGCGGTGCATTTCTTCGTCGTGCCAAACTGCGTCATCCTGtcgttattttttaaaaaatcgagAACGATTATTATTTGGCGGAACAATGTCACCGgtgcaaattttaatttcagaagTGTTTGTCCACCAAACTAATAATCCctaatgtatatatgtgtgttgtTTTTATTGTAGAAATGTAGGCTTTTTATGCAATTGCAGAAGTTGAAGTTATATTAGGCAAGTAGTGGAGCAGGTGATTTGATGAGCCTGATATTAAGGTCATGGAATGTGAAGCACatgaaaatatagtaaatCCACAAAAGGGAAAGCAAATTTGAGTGGAGATTAGAGGTCATTGTAATCTCATACTaataaatagttttatttctaatattagTATGAGTTTGGGTATTGTTTTGGAAATAATGATTTcagtattttgtatttttttaaaattttaagttattattattaatatatagcaTTACATCGATTCAACCCACATTAATATACTAAGAATCTTAAacattaaattacaataactttCGATTCAGCTAATATATCAACATGATTGTAATCAAATTAagataagggataattacactcttcttccctgaaatttgatgtaattgcACATAGACTctctgtggtttgaaaaattacatttataatgTTGCTttcatttcataaataagtcCCCGTTAGCCAAAATCCATCGATtctgctgatattaataaaaaaaattaagaaaaaaatctatatttacccttgattgacatattactgacttattataagtcaaataaatatttttattatcaaattatcctcatacgtcttcatgtgttaatacatgtgatgaggtatattttcaccatcaTAAGAgcattttaattgaaaagaaaaatatttgacttgcaataagtcactaataaattaatcgagggtaaatactaattttcattcaatttttttttgttaatatcaataaatttagtgattttttACCAATAGGGGACTTATTCaatgtaattttgaaatcacATGGAATCTGCGTGTAATTAAACCAAAACTCATGGGAGGGGGAGCGTGATTATCcgttaaaataattcaaataaaataaaacaaacacacacacatccgaTGAAACTCAAACCCATAACCCAAACTTAGTTATAAACCTCAATCTTAGACCAATTGATACATTGTTTTTGTGTCATTAAGAACCCGAAAGAAATTTgtacactatgtttgtttttgtgtttggCCCATCTCAAAGATGgccaaaaattttatatgtttggatCTCTTTGTCTTACTGTTTTTTGCCATATTTTAGActgttttactttattttgcaAATGTGGCCCACTCTAACTCTGCAACTAATTACAGAATACTCAGGCAAAAGAACGACTTCCTACGGCAAAAAAAAACATCTTCTCTCCACCTTTGATTTCGACTCCATTGTCGCCGTTCCGAAGACCCACCGGCCGAGATGTATACCCATCAACTCCCCTCCTCAAGGCGAACATTCCGGTATGTTTCgattcaattttcatcaatctTTTCAATGTTTTGCAAAACTTCTTCCAACCAAATATATTCACCCATACATATCTTTTCACAGTAacttctaattttgtgatgagaataaattgccaaaaaaattataagtttagtTGTACTAAAAATTAAGAGTATTTGaaagtaaaagttaaaagtgagaaaagagaaaagaaaaaaaaactaaggTTTGAGTATTTGGaacaacttaatatttataattttatagtaagATGTAGAAGTTGGTAggaaattattcataattctGACTTAAATCGATTTcatttaaatagtttaaaagtgaaaattgtgaataacaaatatttttttaatttattttcaataaaaaaaactaataaacactcatttttaattaataaaaatgttaatgaaCTAAGGCAAAATACTAgtgcattttcttttacaaaatgttaataatataacaaaaagtaaaaagggATATAAAGCTAAGAAAACCTTGGGCACATTATTCATTACTTAGTGATATTGAgatcaataatttattgtatccATCCAAATCtgctaattattttacaaaatcacaaattattgtactttattagttaaaattgaACGTTGTCATACCCAAAATATGAATTCGATTCTTGTCAAAGCGTTACGTTCTATCATGCGTGTTGATTCTTATATAATTCAACCTTGACTTTTATTACCGTAAATTAGTTATGGTAATCTTGACCGACACAAATGATATATGCAATTCTTCCCAATAAATCTATGGAGCGAAACCTAAAGGATTCTTGGCTGGCATAAATGCCTCTGCCATTTCATTTTCGTTtcaaagaaagcaaaaaagagaaaagaaaattcacaaAAGTAAGACTTATTATTCGGAGATGATTATTATCTCCAATTTAACAGAAATAACTAAGTATAAAGATGAATATGCGAAAGGATTCAGTTCACGTGCCAATCACGTGCCTATCCATCCCGAGGGGCGAGGATAATTGATAAAACTCcctttcttgttcttcatgctgctgctgctgctcttCACCAATCTTCAACCTCAATAGAGACCGAAAATTTCAGAGAAAAAACGCGAAAACGCACAAATTATCTCAATGCGTAACGCTCTTATCTGATGAATTTTCTCTTAGTTTCTCAAGAATGGATGGTCTCTCACTCAGCACCACTCTCACTGCCAACAGTCACTCTGCAATTCAATTCTTGCAGCCCTTTTCCCATGCcaagaaatcaagaattcTGACTTTTCCTTATAGAAAACCCAGAAATCTTTTGGTTTTTGCATCAAAAGATGACTCGAAACTCGATGAGTGGGACAAGATGGAGCTTAAGTTCGGTAGAATGCTCGGCGAAGACCCCAAAATCACCTTAGCCAAGGTCCCTCCTTTTCTCCTTATACAAGCACTCCTCCTGTCTGCTTTGATTGTGTTTTCCATAAATATGTTGTTTTCGAATGTTGAAGTAATGGAACTTGGCAACAAAAGATTAAGCTTTTTACCTATGCAGAACATATGAAGGGTGTTTCTGTAGAAGATTCAAATGATTATGAGATTATCCGACTTGAATTGTATTGGGGTGCACAACGATTTTTGCATTTGATGCTGCTTCTTTAGGTAATGAATGGAAAAAGATAGCATTACTCTGCTGATGTCGGGATTGGGATAGTTCTTCTGTTGGTTACTTTGTTTGTGAGGGAAAGTGATGAAGCGCGCTTTACTATTGAAAAGGGTGTAAAATTAATGTGCATGGATGATTGAATCACACTTTTTTGCTCTATGTTGTGACTAACTAGCATTTCTGCGTTGAACTGTGTTTGGAGACAAGTGGTAGTTTGTGTTTCTATATGTAATGGCTTATTGATATTCTAAGGCACAGGTGAATACATGGTGAGTGTTTGCTAAAGAATAAAACTGCTGCATTTTGTTCTGATTATATCTAGGAGCTTTTCTTTGTTAATCGTAAACCTAAATGGCGCTGTGCTGTCCTGaaattaatgttttgtttAGGTTGTTATAATATATGCtgcattttatttgaattttacagATAATGGGCAGGAAATCGAATCCCGATTTGTCTTATTTGGAAATAGAGAAGTTATTGGATAAGAAGAAGGGAAAAGCACtggatgaagaaataaaagaggtCCCATTTGATTTTTCAGACGAAAAGAAGTCAACAAAATCTGTGCAAGGATTAGATTTGGTTCGGCCTGTTCCTAAGAAAGGAACCAACTTTGGTATGACTAATAAACCAGTGGAATCAGATGCTAAAAATTCTAAGCAAACAATTCCAAAGGCtacaaaagagaataaaagcAGTGTTCCCAATGTTATCTTGAGAAAACCGAGTTCATATTATGAGAATGATGATGGAGATGGAAAATCTTCAAGGTTTAGTATGAAGCCAAACTTATCACTGCAAATGGGGAAAAATCCGCAGGAGAGGTTTAGTGATATTACATTGTTAAAGAAGCCTGAACCAATGACAGTTAGCCCTAAATCAGGGGAAGAGAACGCTCACTCTGATTCTAAAGATGGCAATATTGGAGATAAGAGTCTGGAATATGGGACTGTGTCTGCCGGAAGAAGTGATGCTGCTGCACTTCGCCAAAAGCCGGAGCTGATGCAGCTCAATTTCAATAAGAAGGCAGAACAAGAATCATCCGAAGAGTATATTGACCCTAGCTCCGGTAACATTGCCAATGACAGTAACTTAACTATTTCCAACTCAGATAATCAAGTAGCTACCTCCACTGACGGCAATGACAACCAATTCCTGGAAACTAGTGTAACAGGTTCTGGAATAGAAAAGGGATCTGCAACAGGTAATTGGAGTAGTTTGACTACTTATGTTATAAAACCAGGATTTGCTATAGATCATGAAGGACTAAACTTCATTTTTACTGAATATCTTGGttctttttcaagaattgcAGGCTGATATGTGGTCTGGTCGGAAGACGTTTGCTTCTGATGGGCCTCCAGGAAGTACCTCAGCGATGTCTATGGATAGTGTGCTCATTGAAAAGCCAAAAAGGTAATGCATTATCTCTGTGTCTCTCTTTTCTGCTGCTGGATATGGCTTTTCTGTAACATTCATATATCTACTCCttgatatttttctctcatttgaGAATGATACGGTGTCATAGATTAGATCGCTCTGTGAAAGCAACAGACCAGAAAGTTAGAGAGGAAGTGATTCCTACAAGTCCTAAAAGCTTGGGAATTTCCTTAGAGCTTGAGAAATTCCAGGAAAATTCACCCATTAAGGTTGGCCATTATCTTTAGTCCTTTGTGGGAAGTCTTATGCTGGAATCTGATTCTTGCCTATGCAATAGGAGCGAGAGGATGATGACTGGGCTAGGGCGGAGAAGCTGGTTCGAACAGGAGAAAGGGAAGAAGTGGAATTGATTAGCTCGAGTACCAGGGGATTTGTTGTGAGTTATCTGTTACTGCTGTCCAATTCATCATTTTAGCATCAACCTTGCATTTAACATTTAAATTTA includes:
- the LOC105164119 gene encoding uncharacterized protein LOC105164119, with protein sequence MDGLSLSTTLTANSHSAIQFLQPFSHAKKSRILTFPYRKPRNLLVFASKDDSKLDEWDKMELKFGRMLGEDPKITLAKIMGRKSNPDLSYLEIEKLLDKKKGKALDEEIKEVPFDFSDEKKSTKSVQGLDLVRPVPKKGTNFGMTNKPVESDAKNSKQTIPKATKENKSSVPNVILRKPSSYYENDDGDGKSSRFSMKPNLSLQMGKNPQERFSDITLLKKPEPMTVSPKSGEENAHSDSKDGNIGDKSLEYGTVSAGRSDAAALRQKPELMQLNFNKKAEQESSEEYIDPSSGNIANDSNLTISNSDNQVATSTDGNDNQFLETSVTGSGIEKGSATELQADMWSGRKTFASDGPPGSTSAMSMDSVLIEKPKRLDRSVKATDQKVREEVIPTSPKSLGISLELEKFQENSPIKEREDDDWARAEKLVRTGEREEVELISSSTRGFVVSFGSLIGFLPYRNLAARWKFLAFESWLRRKGINPSIYRQNLGIIGNYEAASMMDSSESVVDSEIVGNTDGTVASDMKLEDLLMIYDQEKLKFLSSFVGQKIKVGVVLADRNTRKLIFSIKPKEKEELVEKKRSLMARLSVGDLVKCCIKKITYFGVFVEVEGVPALIHQTEVSWDATLDPASYFKVGQIVEAKVHQLDFSLERIFLSLKEITPDPLIEALEAVVGDQEALDGRLEAAQADTEWADVESLIKELQQFDGIQSVSKGRYFLSPGLAPTFQVYMASMFENQYKLLARAGNRVQEVIVQTSLGKEELKSAILTCTNRVE
- the LOC105164118 gene encoding LIM domain-containing protein WLIM2b, whose amino-acid sequence is MTQFGTTKKCTACDKTVYPVEMMSADGVPYHNTCFRCSHCNGRLTMSSYSAVDGKLYCKPHFEQLFKETGSFTTKKFQSSGKHGELNRTPSKVSSLFSGTQEKCQVCKKTVYPLEKVTVEGEFYHKSCFRCAHGGCNLTTSSYAALDGILYCKPHFAQLFKEKGSYTHLTKAASLKRNALAQEAGLVGPDDQPPPPENPVELEQDV